The DNA region ttgatggtgccgatctgattgttcggcacttttaagcgcaatctgcagacattcttttgctctcttttgatcacctcggatgactgctatccctcctttagtggggatcttgattgtgaggtgataagtagagcaaatggcccgaactgtgttgagccagtctcttcccagtataatgttatacggggatcgagcttttaccacaaaaaactcgatcaccgtactggagctagtaggcgctcttcctaccgtaatcggaaggctgataataccttcagggcgggtgtcctcctgggcgaaacttttcagaggaagtggggccggactgagccgagctggatccacttccagtttatcaaaacattctttaaaaagaatgctaaccgaagctcctgtatccacaaacactctgtggatcagtttgtttgccactccagcttgaatgacaatagcgtcttgatgaggagaaatggccgggacgggatctgcatctgaaaatgtaattacttcctccttcttcagccttttatgtgttggctcctctcgattgaagcctctgcgctctgattttagagacgatttagtcttcccggctgggagagcgtcaatagtctggatcactccatcatattgcggctcgtcatcgtcttcgggatcctgttgccttttaggatcctgaggagcgcagttcgcacttctctgtttcttattctttttcggcggcttgctttggtatttttttaacgtccctgctttcacaagaacatcaatatctgctgccaaatttcggcactcctcggtatcgtgaccgtggtcttgatggaaggagcaatatttatcctgacttcggcgcgtggccgatttcgtcatcggctttggtttttcgaacatatcagaatgcagttcgaaaatttccgctctcgacttgttcaatggtacgaactgagcgggtggtttctcaggattgagacgtggtcccaatctgtcttgtaccggtgccctttgaattctttcaaaaggagttcggcgaggatgtccctgatcgctatgatcgggcttcctcttgtctcctctggaagagctgtctaaagaccgttttcgacggtctgcctcatcagcacgagaaaactggtccgcaatgtcccacatctcttgagctgtttgcggactgcattcaacgagctttctgtagagagctcctggcagaattccattttggaatgccgaaatgacaagtagatcattgagatcatctacttgtaggcattccttgtggaatcttgtcatgaagtcgctaatcttttcatcgcgactttgacgtatagaaagcagctgagccgaagtgattcgggtttcagctttctggaagaacctcctatgaaaagcatccattagatctctgtaagatctaatgctgccttgagggaggctatcaaaccaccttcttgcgttcccgatgagcagctcgggaaacagcttacacatatgaacctcattgagaccttggttcgccatattatactgatagcgtcccaggaaatcatgaggatccactaacccgtcataagtcactgacggagttcggtaattctgtggcaacggagttctggtgatatcatccgaaaatggagtcttcagcgctccatacatagcgaatccgacatctctacggtatggtggagatggagttctcctgtgatttcggtaacaaggaggagaaggaacatatcggtggtgaggattctttctcctggaagatacgacactactgcggtagtgactttcatgtctggagggggagggagaatccgccgttttcttctccggcttctggctcttttgcaggaatgttaagaactcatcctgcttctcagccaagaacaacttgacagcctcattcaaagcgagctgctggggaggctcggtgcgatgactttttgagtggtttgttctttcaccgtgagaactggaggcagatttctccagaggctgttttccagacctacgggctggactagcttcctcacgttcatcacggacggaagtatgggtattatgtgatctggtacgcattttttggtggaagaggatcaaaaactcgcttttatcacagttttggttttctgtgttcccacagacggcgccagtgatgatttagcgaatttttgatgggaataaatgcaagtaataaatgaagatcacaacaccgaaaattacgtggttcgatttactgaggtaaatctacgtccacgggaagaatagagggcaaatttgtattgcttgatctagcttacagattacaatactgacttgctatatgagattcaggatctagagaacttaaccttgGTCTATCTGacctaagttctatttatacattcgaactaagatcgtggtttgcagccctggtaggggggttgataactgcttaataccactaaatagatcgtgggtgtaatggaggtcgtggagatcctgcatgggtccactatctccttgttcggtcgaatactgagaccgaactgctgaactttgccgatcagcttttgccgatctgagagttgagctcgattggtcggcttttaccgagctataggctgtgaccgaactctttggttgtgccgaactgatactctttcttgggttttgggctgatgggccgtcactgctattgggctcgcaattattgtttagttgtttagttcgtatcccatcaagTGGCTATATGCTTTCCAACACCCTCCAAATCTCCTGGACATTTATTGTTGTTACCAAATACCTCCAACTGGAGCAACTCCCAACTTTCCTCAGTATGCAAGAACCGCAGCTTGTGAGGTTCTCTGTTGAGGTTTTGCTTAGTTACTCTCTCATGACGGCTCGTTATCAGAACTTTACCTGACTTATTGTTCCTTGGCAGGGCAGGTTCGATTCGTCTCCAGTCTTCCACAGTCCACACATCATCCATGAAGAGTAAGAATCTTCCCCTATCCAGATGAGACCGGACTAGTGGGGCAAGTTCCCAATCTTCCTTGACAGACATGTCTTCGCGGGTGAACTTCTTGAGAATGGTGAGAAACACCTCTCTCATATTGAATTCTTGAGAAACATACACCCAAATCTACGTGGGAAATTTGAACTGGATTTTGGGGTCCCGGTAGATTTTCCAGGCAAGAGTGGTTTTGCCAAGACCAGGCATGCCCCCAATGGAGATAACATCAAGTTGCTCTGTTTTTTCATACAAATATTTGATCAGAGTGGCTTCCACGCGGAGCGTagtagagcatcagcaatggaggtgtcaaagatgaaggtgtacaactgactgattgggccaatgacgatgaTGAAGCTGGTCCAATCcacggcgtcgccgccgccaacgtacgaggtggggtacctcacgatgaagaagccctcctccaagcacatgccgacatgcgtcagacggaggctcatattcgactccaaaaggatttaattgaagagttgtgggtgCGGATGATTGGAAggcattagtttttatttaaatttatgtaatttttttaaatgtattttttttaaattattgtactttttgaaattttaatagtattattcaattttcatgtATTTAtgtcgtaaattaaattccgtatgttgctacaattgtaaattaaatttatataattgttattaattatgtggataggctatgtgaaggctatttgatatCCAGTTGTATGTCCAGATAATatgacaggaggattttagtgctggatgatgtggcagtgggaaggTTATGTGAGGGCTATGGGAGGTCTTAGACCATTTTGTATGCTGTTAAATAAGTCTTTGTCTATACTAGTATTATCTACTTTGGTGGGTCCACGCGGACAGTGGCATTGCTTCCAGCTCTATGTAATCGACAAAGTTGCCACTTGCCAACAATTACTTTTATACTAGTCTTTTTCCATATTAAATAATATACGTGAAATTTTGTAAATGTATTTGATTTTGAATGAGAATATTAATGGTAAATCATCAAGTTTCAAAAATTGTCAACTGTTTCACGTTGATATTTTCAAGGAAAATGTGAAGTTAAATTGTTGCCCATATCTAAAATTTTGATGATGACAACGAATAATAACGTATTATCGTGTCAATACATGAACGACCAAACAACATCATTCTAAGCCtaagaaactatcaaacccgTAGAGTAAAGCa from Salvia splendens isolate huo1 chromosome 9, SspV2, whole genome shotgun sequence includes:
- the LOC121749155 gene encoding putative late blight resistance protein homolog R1A-3 — protein: MREVFLTILKKFTREDMSVKEDWELAPLVRSHLDRGRFLLFMDDVWTVEDWRRIEPALPRNNKSGKVLITSRHERVTKQNLNREPHKLRFLHTEESWELLQLEVFGNNNKCPGDLEGVGKHIAT